Part of the Candidatus Methylomirabilota bacterium genome is shown below.
CAGAGGCCGATCGTATCCTGGTGCTCCATCACGGTGAGCTCGTCGAACAGGGGTCACACCAGGAGCTTCTCGAAAGGGAGGGTCTGTACGCCCGCCTCTGGCACCTGCAGCACGACGGCCACGCTCTCGACTCGTGAAGAAACTGTCCCATAGAGTTTGTTGACAACCGGCTAGTCGGAAGTTAAGGTCTGCGCATGAAGGAAGTGGGCATTTCTCGCCTGAGACCCCATGAGGTAAAGGAACGACTCGACCGAGGCGACTCATTGATCGCGGTGGATGTGCGAAAGAAATCGGTTTACGTCCGAGGCCATATCCCCGGGGCCCTTTGCCTTCCCATCACCGATCTTGATGACGAGCTCGACGACCTTCCGGCCGACAAATCGTTCATCTTTTACTGAACCTGACCAGAGGAGAAATCGGCCGCCCGGGTGGCAGCCGCGGCGAAGGCGAGGGGATACCAAGAGGTTGCGGTCCTCCTGGGAGGTCTGCAGGCCTGGCAGCAGGCCGGGTACCCGGTGGAGCCGCTTTAAGTTCCCTGCTCTCTCGGCAAGGGAGCCACGGGGAACGTGCAGGAGTTCGAAAAAGGTCGCACGACTGTTCGTAGCGGCCACAAGCTGAGACCAGGAATAGGGGTCACTCATCAGACGAGGTGTTCGTTGCATCAAGAATAAACGGCACGTCGCTGAAATAAAAAAGGAGGAATGTGCGATGCGAAAAGGATTCCTATGTGGTGTTTATCTCCTCGTGGTTATTATAGCGTTCTCACCTTCCGGCTGTGGTAACGGAGAGACGATCAAGATCGGGACGATCAAGATCGGCATTAACGCCCCGCTCACCGGTGATATCCCCAAGGTAGGCGAAGGAACAAAGTTCGCGGCTCAGATGTGGCTCGAAGACATTCAAGCCGCCGGGGGTCTTGAGGTGGGGGGAAAGAAGTATCCGGTTGAGCTCGTCATTGAGGATAACGAGTCCAAAGCGGAATCTGCTGTGAAGGTCAACACCAAGATGATTACCGAGGACGAGGTGCTCGTCATTGTTGGACCGCAGGCCTCCAAGCAGGCGGTGCCTGCCGGTGGGCCAAGAGCACCTGCCACGTCGCTTCTTCCTGGTTGTCTGGGTAACTCCCGAAGATGCCCT
Proteins encoded:
- a CDS encoding rhodanese-like domain-containing protein, producing MKEVGISRLRPHEVKERLDRGDSLIAVDVRKKSVYVRGHIPGALCLPITDLDDELDDLPADKSFIFY
- a CDS encoding ABC transporter substrate-binding protein: MRKGFLCGVYLLVVIIAFSPSGCGNGETIKIGTIKIGINAPLTGDIPKVGEGTKFAAQMWLEDIQAAGGLEVGGKKYPVELVIEDNESKAESAVKVNTKMITEDEVLVIVGPQASKQAVPAGGPRAPATSLLPGCLGNSRRCP